The following proteins are co-located in the Massilia litorea genome:
- a CDS encoding Bax inhibitor-1/YccA family protein, which produces MNPILQKQPAYDVAVGQVTRNKVLRNTFWLLALSMLPTVLGAYIGVSMRLPMLSGGMGFVIFMLIAFGFMFAIEKTKESAVGVFVLLGFTFFMGLMLTPLLRHTLGYTNGGQLIMTAFGGTAVVFAVMASIATTTKRDFSGMGSWLFAGVIVLLLAGVANIFLQMSALSIVFSVLAIGIFSAFILYDVQRIVNGGETNYISATLAIYLDVYNIFSNLLALLGFAGGSRD; this is translated from the coding sequence ATGAATCCCATCCTGCAAAAGCAACCCGCTTACGACGTGGCCGTAGGCCAGGTCACGCGCAACAAAGTCCTGCGCAACACCTTCTGGCTGCTCGCGCTGTCGATGCTGCCGACGGTGCTCGGCGCCTACATCGGCGTCAGCATGCGCCTGCCGATGCTGAGCGGCGGCATGGGCTTCGTCATCTTCATGCTGATCGCCTTCGGCTTCATGTTCGCGATCGAAAAGACCAAGGAATCGGCGGTCGGCGTGTTCGTGCTGCTCGGCTTCACCTTCTTCATGGGCCTGATGCTCACGCCCCTGCTGCGCCACACGCTCGGCTACACCAACGGCGGCCAGCTGATCATGACGGCATTCGGCGGTACCGCGGTCGTCTTCGCCGTGATGGCCAGCATCGCCACCACCACCAAGCGCGACTTCTCGGGCATGGGCAGCTGGCTGTTCGCCGGCGTGATCGTGCTGCTGCTGGCGGGCGTCGCCAACATCTTCCTGCAGATGTCGGCCCTGTCCATCGTGTTCTCGGTGCTGGCCATCGGCATCTTCTCGGCCTTCATCCTGTACGACGTGCAGCGCATCGTGAACGGCGGCGAGACCAACTACATCTCGGCGACGCTGGCGATCTACCTCGACGTGTACAACATCTTCAGCAACCTGCTGGCCCTGCTGGGCTTTGCGGGCGGCAGCCGCGACTGA
- the ndk gene encoding nucleoside-diphosphate kinase — MAIERTLSIIKPDAVAKNVIGQIYTRFEQAGLKIVAARMTQLSREQAEGFYAAHKERGFFKDLVDFMVSGPVMIQTLEGENAVLKHRDLMGATDPKKAEKGTIRADFADSIDANAVHGSDAVEAAKVEIAYFFPELK; from the coding sequence ATGGCAATCGAACGCACCCTGTCGATCATCAAACCAGACGCAGTTGCAAAAAACGTGATCGGCCAGATCTACACCCGCTTCGAGCAAGCTGGCCTGAAGATCGTCGCGGCCCGTATGACCCAGCTGTCGCGCGAGCAGGCTGAAGGTTTCTACGCTGCCCACAAAGAGCGCGGCTTCTTCAAAGACCTGGTCGACTTCATGGTGTCGGGTCCTGTCATGATCCAGACCCTGGAAGGCGAGAACGCCGTCCTGAAGCACCGCGACCTGATGGGCGCGACCGATCCGAAGAAAGCTGAAAAAGGCACGATCCGCGCCGATTTCGCCGATTCGATCGATGCCAACGCCGTGCACGGTTCGGACGCTGTCGAAGCTGCCAAAGTCGAAATCGCCTACTTCTTCCCAGAACTGAAGTAA
- the rlmN gene encoding 23S rRNA (adenine(2503)-C(2))-methyltransferase RlmN has translation MTTLTNLLDFDPAQLVAYCAELGEKPFRAKQLQRWIHQFGAASFDDMTDLAKSLREKLKTRAEVRAPGIISDNTSSDGTRKWLVDVGNGNAVETVFIPEENRGTLCISTQAGCAVNCRFCSTGKQGFNRNLTVAEIIGQLWMAEFELRRTKGIEPGPKGERQITNVVMMGMGEPLLNYEPTVTALKLMLDDNAYGLSRRRVTLSTSGVVPNIDKLSQDCPVALAVSLHASNDALRDILVPLNKKYPLRELLAACKRYLEFAPRDFITFEYCMLDGFNDSDEHARELIALVNDPVVGINCKFNLIPFNPFPESGLFRSKNPRIKAFAQVLMDAGIVTTVRKTRGDDIDAACGQLAGEVQDRTKVAQRMEKMAEYQKKFGADFGRIVEIPS, from the coding sequence ATGACGACTCTCACCAACCTGCTGGACTTCGATCCCGCGCAACTCGTCGCTTACTGCGCCGAATTGGGTGAGAAGCCGTTTCGCGCTAAGCAGCTGCAGCGCTGGATCCACCAGTTCGGAGCCGCCAGCTTCGACGACATGACCGATCTGGCCAAGTCGCTGCGCGAAAAACTGAAAACCCGTGCCGAGGTGCGCGCACCCGGCATCATCAGCGACAACACCTCGAGCGACGGCACCCGCAAATGGCTGGTCGACGTCGGCAACGGCAATGCGGTCGAAACCGTGTTCATCCCGGAAGAAAACCGCGGCACGCTGTGCATCTCGACCCAGGCCGGCTGCGCCGTCAATTGCCGCTTCTGCTCGACCGGCAAGCAGGGTTTCAACCGCAACCTGACGGTGGCCGAGATCATCGGCCAGCTGTGGATGGCCGAGTTCGAACTGCGCCGTACCAAGGGCATCGAGCCGGGCCCGAAGGGCGAACGCCAGATCACCAACGTCGTGATGATGGGCATGGGCGAGCCGCTGCTGAACTACGAGCCGACCGTTACCGCCTTGAAGCTGATGCTCGACGATAACGCCTACGGCCTGTCGCGCCGCCGCGTGACCCTGTCGACCTCGGGCGTGGTGCCGAACATCGACAAGCTGTCCCAGGATTGCCCGGTGGCGCTGGCCGTCTCGCTGCACGCCTCGAACGATGCGCTGCGCGACATCCTGGTGCCGCTGAATAAAAAATATCCGCTGCGCGAACTGCTGGCGGCCTGCAAGCGCTATCTCGAATTCGCGCCGCGCGACTTCATCACCTTCGAGTACTGCATGCTCGACGGCTTCAACGACAGCGACGAGCATGCGCGCGAACTGATCGCGCTGGTGAACGATCCGGTGGTCGGCATCAACTGCAAGTTCAACCTGATCCCGTTCAACCCGTTCCCGGAGTCGGGCCTGTTCCGCTCAAAAAATCCGCGCATCAAGGCCTTTGCCCAGGTGCTGATGGACGCCGGCATCGTGACCACCGTGCGCAAGACGCGCGGCGACGACATCGACGCCGCCTGCGGCCAGCTCGCCGGCGAAGTGCAGGACCGCACCAAGGTCGCCCAGCGCATGGAAAAGATGGCGGAATACCAGAAGAAATTCGGCGCCGACTTCGGGCGCATCGTGGAGATTCCTTCTTGA
- the pilW gene encoding type IV pilus biogenesis/stability protein PilW, with translation MNQAVPGRTIGRHFAAACALCLLAACAGTGAGSGGGELKTASDQTATEKRANIRLQLAVGYYQQGKYDIALDEIKQAINADPGYADAYGMRALIYTAMGQVPLADDNYQHALRLAPGNPELANNYGSFLCQTANRPQEAMRQFDAALKNPTYKTPVSALVNAGMCSLKTRKLDAAERYLLDALRYNPDLPAVSSGLARVYFERRDYQRAGFFVNRLTEVSKLDNLSADALWLALRVQRKLGERSMEASLVAQLRRRFPGSPEYLAYERGAFDE, from the coding sequence TTGAACCAGGCTGTGCCAGGCCGGACGATCGGACGCCACTTCGCCGCTGCATGCGCGTTGTGCCTGCTCGCGGCCTGCGCCGGCACTGGCGCCGGCAGCGGCGGCGGCGAACTGAAGACCGCCTCCGACCAGACTGCCACCGAGAAGCGCGCCAACATCCGCCTGCAGCTGGCGGTCGGCTACTACCAGCAGGGCAAGTACGACATCGCCCTCGACGAAATCAAGCAGGCGATCAATGCCGATCCCGGCTATGCCGACGCCTACGGCATGCGCGCCCTGATCTACACGGCCATGGGGCAGGTGCCGCTGGCCGACGACAATTACCAGCACGCGCTGCGCCTGGCGCCGGGCAACCCGGAACTGGCGAACAACTACGGCTCCTTCCTGTGTCAGACGGCCAACCGCCCGCAAGAGGCGATGCGCCAGTTCGACGCGGCGCTGAAGAACCCGACCTACAAGACGCCGGTGAGCGCGCTCGTGAACGCAGGCATGTGCAGCCTGAAAACACGCAAGCTGGACGCGGCCGAGCGCTACCTGCTCGACGCATTGCGCTACAACCCCGACCTGCCGGCCGTCTCGAGCGGCCTGGCGCGGGTCTACTTCGAGCGGCGCGACTATCAGCGCGCCGGTTTTTTCGTTAACCGCCTGACAGAGGTGTCGAAGCTCGACAACCTGTCCGCCGATGCACTGTGGCTCGCCTTGCGGGTACAGCGTAAACTGGGCGAACGCTCGATGGAGGCCAGCCTGGTGGCGCAGTTGCGGCGGCGCTTCCCGGGCTCGCCCGAATACCTGGCGTACGAGCGCGGGGCTTTTGATGAGTGA
- a CDS encoding RodZ domain-containing protein — MTSERTEQSATSNQHHGHPGATLASQREAMGWTVEQVAEQLKLAVRQVVAIEAGDYAALPSPAVTRGFVRAYAKILRLDPAPLVAMIPMDNPVPEDTGAVRSNRQTSFSHSRSRYPTHGKRSGLPLAWIAGVVVVAAAAGAAWHFGLVKLPGSETAANNEAVLHAPVETTTATTPAADTVQNPAVPLISVPAPADANPAAGAATGTAATQSAPAAVTPPAAATSPGAAAGTPGATTTPAAGTTPPAAPAATAPAATGASTLVLNVREDSWVEVRPKGGKALISRLVRAGSTETIEVPGTATLVVGNPAGVSATLGGAAVALPPVPGKTISRVTLK; from the coding sequence ATGACTTCAGAGCGCACGGAACAAAGCGCCACTTCGAACCAACACCACGGCCACCCGGGCGCGACCCTGGCCAGCCAGCGCGAAGCGATGGGCTGGACGGTCGAGCAGGTGGCCGAGCAGCTCAAGCTGGCGGTGCGCCAGGTGGTGGCGATCGAAGCGGGCGACTATGCGGCCCTGCCGAGTCCTGCCGTGACGCGCGGTTTCGTGCGCGCCTACGCCAAGATCCTGCGCCTCGATCCGGCCCCGCTCGTGGCGATGATCCCGATGGACAACCCGGTGCCCGAAGACACCGGCGCCGTGCGCAGCAATCGTCAAACGTCTTTCTCGCATTCGCGCTCGCGCTATCCGACCCATGGCAAGCGCTCCGGCCTGCCGCTGGCCTGGATCGCCGGCGTCGTGGTGGTCGCTGCCGCCGCGGGCGCGGCCTGGCATTTCGGCCTGGTCAAATTGCCGGGCAGCGAGACCGCGGCCAACAACGAAGCCGTCCTGCATGCGCCGGTCGAGACGACTACGGCCACGACGCCGGCCGCCGATACGGTGCAGAACCCGGCCGTGCCGCTGATCTCGGTGCCGGCTCCGGCCGACGCCAACCCGGCAGCGGGTGCTGCGACGGGCACGGCGGCTACGCAGTCCGCACCGGCTGCGGTCACGCCGCCGGCCGCGGCGACGTCGCCTGGCGCTGCCGCCGGCACCCCGGGAGCGACGACGACTCCGGCAGCGGGCACGACGCCGCCAGCCGCACCCGCCGCCACGGCGCCTGCCGCCACCGGTGCCAGCACCCTGGTGCTGAACGTGCGCGAGGATTCCTGGGTCGAAGTGCGTCCCAAGGGCGGCAAGGCCCTGATCTCGCGCCTGGTGCGCGCGGGCAGCACCGAAACGATCGAAGTACCGGGTACGGCGACCCTCGTCGTCGGCAACCCGGCCGGTGTCTCGGCGACGCTGGGCGGCGCCGCCGTTGCGCTGCCGCCGGTGCCGGGCAAGACGATCTCGCGCGTCACCCTGAAATAA
- the ispG gene encoding flavodoxin-dependent (E)-4-hydroxy-3-methylbut-2-enyl-diphosphate synthase, which translates to MTSTNLPIPSGPMARRAARRVLVQHGARKVWIGGDAPVVVQSMTNTDTADVIGTAIQIKELARAGSEMVRLTVDKPEAAAAVPAIREQLDRMEVDVPLVGDFHYNGHILLRDYPECAAALSKYRINPGNVGQGAKRDTQFAQMIEIAIKHDKPVRIGVNWGSLDQSLLARIMDENAARANPHSAQAVMYEALITSAIENAVRAEEVGLARDKIILSCKVSAVQDLIAVYRELARRCDYPLHLGLTEAGMGSKGIVASTAALSVLLQEGIGDTIRVSLTPEPGGDRTKEVVVAQEILQTMGLRKFTPMVIACPGCGRTTSTVFQELADNIQTFLRDSMPEWKKTYPGVEAMNVAVMGCIVNGPGESKHANIGISLPGTGESPAAPVFVDGQKVATLRGERIVDEFQNIVLEYVKKNYGQQT; encoded by the coding sequence ATGACTTCTACGAACCTGCCAATTCCCTCCGGCCCGATGGCGCGCCGCGCCGCGCGCCGCGTGCTGGTCCAGCACGGCGCGCGCAAGGTCTGGATCGGCGGCGACGCCCCGGTCGTGGTGCAGTCGATGACCAATACGGACACCGCCGACGTGATCGGCACCGCCATCCAGATCAAGGAACTCGCGCGTGCCGGTTCCGAGATGGTGCGCCTCACCGTGGACAAGCCGGAAGCGGCGGCCGCCGTGCCGGCAATCCGCGAACAGCTCGACCGCATGGAAGTGGATGTGCCGCTGGTCGGCGACTTCCACTACAACGGACACATCCTGCTGCGCGACTACCCGGAGTGCGCCGCGGCGCTGTCGAAATACCGCATCAATCCGGGCAACGTGGGGCAGGGCGCCAAGCGCGACACCCAGTTCGCCCAGATGATCGAGATCGCCATCAAGCACGACAAGCCGGTGCGCATCGGCGTCAACTGGGGCAGCCTCGACCAGAGCCTGCTGGCGCGCATCATGGACGAGAACGCGGCCCGCGCGAACCCGCACAGCGCCCAGGCCGTGATGTACGAAGCCCTGATCACCTCGGCCATCGAGAACGCCGTACGCGCCGAAGAAGTCGGCCTGGCACGCGACAAGATCATCCTGTCGTGCAAGGTCTCGGCGGTGCAGGACCTGATCGCGGTCTATCGCGAACTGGCGCGCCGCTGCGACTACCCGCTGCACCTGGGCCTGACCGAAGCCGGCATGGGCAGCAAGGGCATCGTCGCCTCGACCGCGGCCTTGTCGGTGCTGCTGCAGGAAGGCATCGGCGACACCATCCGCGTCTCGCTGACCCCGGAACCGGGCGGCGACCGCACCAAGGAAGTCGTAGTCGCGCAGGAAATCCTGCAGACCATGGGCCTGCGCAAGTTCACGCCGATGGTCATTGCCTGCCCGGGCTGCGGCCGTACGACCTCGACCGTGTTCCAGGAACTGGCCGACAACATCCAGACCTTCCTGCGCGACTCGATGCCGGAATGGAAGAAAACCTACCCGGGCGTGGAAGCGATGAACGTGGCCGTGATGGGCTGCATCGTGAACGGTCCGGGCGAATCGAAGCACGCGAATATCGGCATCAGCCTGCCCGGTACGGGCGAATCGCCGGCGGCGCCGGTGTTCGTCGACGGGCAGAAGGTGGCGACCTTGCGTGGCGAGCGGATCGTCGACGAGTTCCAGAACATCGTTTTGGAATACGTGAAGAAGAATTACGGCCAACAAACGTAG
- the hisS gene encoding histidine--tRNA ligase, protein MSKPEKIVAIKGMNDILPADAPLWELFENTAETILKSYGYQKIVTPIVEETGLFKRAIGAVTDIVEKEMYSFTDSMNGDELTLRPEGTAGVVRAVIEHNMVYDGPKRLWYKGPMFRHERPQRGRYRQFFQFGAEAVGFTGPDIDAELIMLCRRLWDDLGLQNVRLELNSIGNAEERLRHRADLIAYFESHADILDAEAQRRLHSNPLRILDTKNPAMQEMVNGAPQLLSYLGEESRAHFEGVKRLLDRNNVQFTVNPRLVRGLDYYNRTVFEWVTEELGSQGTICAGGRYDPLIETFGGKATPGVGFAMGIERIIELMKGLGEPAQPGQCDVYMVHQGEEAQVQAFILAERLRDAGLDVVLHCATPTGAGSFKSQMKKADGSGASFAVILGEDEVANNVAAVKSLRGESGEQQQATVAFDAVVDHIVDAIVGGHDHDHDHVHYHP, encoded by the coding sequence ATGTCCAAACCAGAAAAAATCGTCGCCATCAAAGGCATGAACGACATCCTCCCGGCCGACGCGCCGCTGTGGGAGCTGTTCGAAAACACCGCCGAAACGATCCTGAAAAGCTACGGCTACCAGAAGATCGTCACCCCCATCGTCGAGGAAACCGGCCTGTTCAAGCGTGCCATCGGCGCCGTCACCGACATCGTCGAGAAGGAAATGTATTCCTTCACCGATTCGATGAACGGCGACGAACTGACCCTGCGCCCTGAAGGCACGGCCGGCGTGGTGCGTGCGGTGATCGAGCACAACATGGTCTACGACGGTCCGAAGCGCCTCTGGTACAAGGGCCCGATGTTCCGCCACGAGCGTCCGCAGCGCGGCCGCTATCGCCAGTTCTTCCAGTTCGGCGCGGAAGCCGTCGGCTTCACCGGCCCGGACATCGACGCCGAGCTGATCATGCTGTGCCGCCGCCTGTGGGACGACCTCGGCCTGCAGAACGTGCGCCTGGAATTGAACTCGATCGGCAATGCCGAGGAGCGCCTGCGCCACCGTGCCGACCTGATCGCCTACTTCGAATCGCACGCCGACATCCTCGACGCCGAAGCCCAGCGCCGCCTGCACAGCAACCCGCTGCGCATCCTCGACACCAAGAACCCTGCCATGCAGGAGATGGTGAACGGCGCGCCGCAACTGCTGTCCTACCTGGGCGAGGAGTCCAGGGCCCACTTCGAGGGCGTCAAGCGCCTGCTCGACCGTAACAACGTGCAGTTCACCGTCAACCCGCGCCTGGTGCGCGGCCTCGATTACTACAACCGCACCGTGTTCGAATGGGTCACCGAGGAACTCGGCTCGCAGGGCACGATCTGCGCCGGCGGCCGCTACGATCCGCTGATCGAAACCTTCGGCGGCAAGGCCACGCCGGGCGTCGGCTTTGCGATGGGCATCGAGCGCATCATCGAGCTGATGAAGGGCCTGGGCGAGCCGGCCCAGCCGGGCCAGTGCGACGTCTACATGGTGCACCAGGGCGAAGAAGCGCAGGTGCAGGCCTTCATCCTGGCCGAGCGCCTGCGTGATGCCGGCCTCGATGTTGTGCTACATTGCGCAACGCCGACGGGTGCGGGCAGCTTCAAGAGCCAGATGAAGAAGGCCGACGGCAGCGGCGCGTCCTTCGCCGTGATCCTCGGCGAAGACGAAGTGGCGAACAATGTGGCGGCAGTGAAATCGCTGCGCGGCGAAAGCGGCGAGCAGCAGCAGGCCACCGTGGCCTTCGACGCCGTCGTCGACCACATCGTCGACGCGATCGTGGGTGGCCACGACCACGACCACGATCACGTGCACTACCATCCTTGA
- a CDS encoding YfgM family protein, translating into MAYDLEEQEQIATFKAFWGRYGNLITWVLILALGSFAAYNFWNSHSRKQAVEASALYDEQTDALTAKDNAKSQRIASDIQSKFKRTVYAQMSALTAAKTAFEANDLKTAKTQLQWVIDNGNDEYKSVAQLRLAGVLLDEKNFDGALKLLDGKFLPQFAAEVADRKGDVLVAQNKIADARAAYVAALAAMGPKHPGSQLVRIKLEAIGGTAPAAAAAPKAAA; encoded by the coding sequence ATGGCATACGACCTCGAAGAACAAGAACAGATTGCTACCTTTAAAGCTTTCTGGGGCAGGTACGGCAACCTGATCACCTGGGTACTGATCCTCGCCCTCGGCTCCTTTGCTGCCTACAACTTCTGGAACTCGCATTCCCGCAAGCAGGCGGTCGAGGCTTCGGCGCTGTACGACGAGCAGACCGATGCGCTGACCGCCAAGGACAATGCCAAGAGCCAGCGCATCGCGTCGGACATTCAGTCGAAATTCAAGCGCACGGTCTACGCACAGATGAGCGCGCTGACCGCGGCCAAGACCGCCTTCGAGGCGAACGACCTGAAAACGGCGAAAACCCAGCTGCAATGGGTGATCGACAACGGCAACGACGAGTACAAGTCGGTGGCCCAGCTGCGCCTGGCCGGCGTGCTGCTCGACGAGAAGAATTTCGACGGTGCTTTAAAACTCCTCGACGGCAAGTTCCTGCCGCAGTTCGCCGCCGAAGTGGCCGACCGCAAGGGTGACGTGCTGGTTGCCCAGAACAAGATCGCCGATGCCCGCGCCGCCTACGTCGCCGCGCTCGCCGCCATGGGTCCGAAGCATCCGGGCAGCCAGCTGGTGCGCATCAAGCTCGAAGCCATCGGCGGTACCGCGCCCGCTGCAGCCGCCGCGCCGAAAGCCGCTGCTTAA
- the bamB gene encoding outer membrane protein assembly factor BamB: protein MRITRKLVGVGVLALMTGCSTLSSLNPFGSKSKGNEPAKLVELKGTMAVRTAWKLDIGKARGYQFSPALAGNTVIVAGADGNIARVEAADGRQVWRIKAGSDLTAGVGTDGNVIVVGAADGVLMAFDMDGKALWKSQLSSELLSAPAVAQGIVVARSIDNRIVGFDAATGQKKWTVQRPSPALTLRTAPGMAVYNSDVIVAQPAGKLGSFLLASGAPRWEVEVGAARGATELERVTDLGGMPTVFESDVCAAAYQGRVACYDVASGSARWTRDLSSLVGVAVDQRFVFAADDKGALNAFNRDGGASAWKNDKLAFRGLSTPVSYGRAVAVGDYQGYVHFLSREDGTFLARAATDGSAISGTPLVAGSNLIFQTQNGTVTAIAVE, encoded by the coding sequence ATGCGTATTACCCGTAAGCTGGTTGGTGTCGGTGTCCTGGCCCTGATGACGGGCTGCTCGACTTTGAGCTCGCTCAATCCGTTCGGATCGAAATCGAAGGGCAACGAGCCCGCCAAGCTGGTCGAACTGAAGGGCACGATGGCCGTGCGCACCGCCTGGAAACTCGATATCGGCAAGGCGCGCGGTTACCAGTTCTCGCCTGCGCTGGCCGGCAATACCGTGATCGTCGCCGGCGCCGACGGCAACATCGCGCGCGTCGAAGCGGCGGACGGCCGCCAGGTCTGGCGCATCAAGGCCGGCAGCGACCTGACCGCAGGTGTGGGCACCGACGGCAACGTGATCGTCGTCGGCGCCGCCGACGGCGTCCTGATGGCCTTCGACATGGACGGCAAGGCGCTCTGGAAGAGCCAGCTGTCGAGCGAACTGCTCTCGGCCCCGGCCGTGGCGCAGGGCATCGTCGTCGCCCGTTCGATCGACAACCGCATCGTCGGCTTCGACGCCGCTACCGGCCAGAAGAAATGGACCGTGCAGCGTCCTTCCCCGGCCCTGACCCTGCGTACGGCGCCGGGCATGGCGGTCTACAACAGCGACGTGATCGTCGCCCAGCCGGCCGGCAAGCTCGGCTCCTTCCTGCTCGCTTCCGGCGCCCCGCGCTGGGAAGTCGAAGTGGGCGCGGCGCGCGGTGCTACCGAACTCGAGCGCGTCACCGACCTGGGCGGCATGCCGACGGTCTTCGAAAGCGACGTCTGTGCCGCCGCCTACCAGGGCCGTGTCGCCTGCTACGACGTGGCCAGCGGTTCGGCGCGCTGGACGCGCGACCTGTCCTCGCTCGTCGGCGTCGCCGTCGACCAGCGCTTCGTCTTCGCCGCCGACGACAAGGGCGCCCTGAACGCCTTCAACCGCGACGGCGGCGCCAGCGCCTGGAAGAACGATAAACTCGCCTTCCGCGGCCTGTCGACGCCGGTCTCCTACGGCCGTGCCGTGGCGGTTGGCGACTACCAGGGCTATGTCCACTTCCTGTCGCGCGAGGACGGTACGTTCCTCGCGCGCGCCGCGACCGATGGCAGCGCCATCAGCGGTACTCCTCTGGTTGCCGGATCGAACCTGATTTTTCAAACACAAAATGGAACTGTGACCGCCATCGCGGTCGAATAG
- the der gene encoding ribosome biogenesis GTPase Der, whose translation MKPVIALVGRPNVGKSTLFNRLTRSRDALVADLPGLTRDRHYGEGRIGERPFLVIDTGGFEPVAKEGIMYEMALQTKQAVAEADIVVFIVDGRQGLTPHDKTITDFLRKSGRQVMLVVNKSEGMKYTSVTAEFYELGMGDPYVISAAHGDGVTDLVNEALDQAFASRPEAEEELESQDHGVKIALVGRPNVGKSTLINTLVGEQRVIAFDMPGTTRDSIEVPFERDGKQYTLIDTAGIRRRGKVFEAIEKFSVVKTLQSVSEANVVVLMLDAQQDISEQDAHIAGFILESGRALVVAVNKWDGLTSDQRDEVKNTMDRKLDFLGFAETRFISALKGTGIKQLMASVDTAYAAATANLSTPRLTRALQEAVEKQEPKRKGTSRPKMRYAHQGGQNPPIIVIHGNALDGITEPYKRYLEKHFRETFNLVGTPLRIELRSGKNPFAREQN comes from the coding sequence ATGAAGCCGGTAATTGCACTCGTTGGTCGCCCGAACGTCGGGAAGTCGACCCTATTCAACCGCCTGACCCGTTCGCGCGACGCGTTGGTGGCCGACCTCCCTGGCCTGACGCGCGACCGCCACTACGGCGAAGGGCGTATCGGCGAGCGGCCGTTCCTGGTGATCGACACGGGCGGCTTCGAACCGGTCGCGAAAGAGGGCATCATGTACGAGATGGCCCTGCAGACGAAGCAGGCCGTCGCCGAAGCCGACATCGTCGTCTTCATCGTCGACGGCCGCCAGGGCCTGACCCCGCACGACAAGACGATCACCGACTTCCTGCGCAAGTCCGGCCGTCAGGTCATGCTCGTCGTGAACAAGTCCGAGGGCATGAAGTACACCTCGGTCACCGCCGAGTTCTATGAGCTGGGCATGGGCGACCCCTATGTCATCTCCGCCGCCCACGGCGACGGCGTGACCGACCTCGTCAACGAAGCGCTGGACCAGGCCTTCGCTTCGCGTCCCGAGGCCGAGGAAGAGCTGGAAAGCCAGGACCACGGCGTGAAAATCGCCCTGGTCGGCCGCCCGAACGTCGGCAAGTCGACCCTGATCAACACCCTGGTCGGCGAGCAGCGCGTGATCGCCTTCGACATGCCGGGCACCACCCGCGACTCGATCGAAGTGCCCTTCGAGCGCGACGGCAAGCAGTACACGCTGATCGACACGGCCGGTATCCGCCGCCGCGGCAAGGTGTTCGAAGCGATCGAGAAGTTTTCGGTCGTGAAAACCCTGCAGTCGGTGTCGGAAGCGAACGTGGTCGTGCTGATGCTCGATGCCCAGCAGGATATTTCCGAGCAGGACGCCCACATCGCCGGCTTCATCCTGGAATCGGGCCGCGCCCTGGTCGTCGCCGTCAACAAGTGGGATGGCCTGACCAGCGACCAGCGCGACGAGGTCAAGAACACCATGGACCGCAAGCTCGACTTCCTGGGCTTCGCCGAAACGCGTTTCATCTCGGCGCTGAAGGGTACCGGCATCAAGCAGCTGATGGCCTCGGTCGACACGGCCTACGCCGCCGCCACCGCCAACCTGTCGACGCCGCGCCTGACGCGTGCGCTGCAGGAAGCGGTCGAGAAGCAGGAACCGAAGCGCAAGGGCACCTCGCGTCCGAAGATGCGCTATGCCCACCAGGGCGGCCAGAATCCGCCGATCATCGTCATCCACGGCAATGCGCTCGACGGCATCACCGAGCCGTACAAGCGCTACCTGGAAAAGCATTTCCGCGAAACCTTCAACCTGGTCGGTACGCCCCTGCGGATCGAACTGCGCAGCGGTAAAAATCCGTTCGCCCGGGAGCAGAATTAA
- the hfq gene encoding RNA chaperone Hfq has product MSNKGQLLQDPFLNALRKEHVPVSIYLVNGIKLQGHIESFDQYVVLLRNTVTQMVYKHAISTVVPARAVNLNLESEAE; this is encoded by the coding sequence ATGAGCAACAAAGGGCAACTGTTACAAGACCCATTCCTCAATGCCTTGCGCAAAGAGCACGTCCCGGTCTCGATCTACCTCGTCAACGGGATCAAGCTGCAGGGCCATATCGAGTCCTTCGACCAATATGTGGTCCTGCTCCGCAATACCGTGACCCAGATGGTGTACAAGCATGCCATTTCCACCGTTGTCCCGGCTCGCGCCGTCAATCTCAACCTCGAATCCGAAGCTGAGTAA